The following coding sequences are from one Coffea arabica cultivar ET-39 chromosome 11e, Coffea Arabica ET-39 HiFi, whole genome shotgun sequence window:
- the LOC140021156 gene encoding uncharacterized protein: protein MVVWKGKTKDMKESNNYRNFQGSQIFKQKSRTPITLKEFIPKEFFDVDVVASHTTPVDHIEEQKDNTCEFSCEIARVPTDNEEVNVTSITLLLGSTPHNSPLFVAGYAKEQKVNRILTDGGSAVNILSLKTLKELGIPVDELSNSRLMIQDFNQGRQRALGSRNLEIVIDDMSSRALLYVIDAKTTYNVLLERPWLHENGVVPSTLHQCFKYCRSGVVRSVKADYNPFIEAEAYITDAKFYIQKHNVKDESEKPLLVSRLEQGQSSSIQHKILKDLTLPVVNLDAKKVPSPLLKRSNFSSKEFEIKQDTIPKSRTKKDFDPIAYKFLAKVRYDFKESVVLNISPSQFTSDMIHGLNPTQKILKEKGYVIENLKFDLGYFFPAPIRIKINRLSSQYIVVGNESSQIADKSQVFHENENKVSRVSVFKRLEPQSRQKSQNSHKSKERMTKSLKNFEKPSDCPHKFGSIIPSRMRRYTTLLINCGTELNVREHTVVCTRSKEDDEESVVLYNYITIVDSDSPREEEDAEDAPPEFEEGIKATVDDLKEINLGNSEDPRPIYVSALLSPDEEKTYVGLLREYRDIFVWTYKE, encoded by the exons ATGGTGGTCTGGAAGGGAAAAACGAAGGACATGAAGGAAAGCAATAATTATCGTAATTTTCAAGGAAGTCAAATCTTCAAGCAAAAGTCGCGTACTCCTATCACTCTAAAAGAATTCATACCTAAAGAATTCTTTGATGTCGATGTAGTCGCAAGTCACACGACGCCAGTAGATCATATTGAAGAACAAAAAGATAATACTTGCGAATTTTCCTGTGAGATAGCCCGTGTGCCTACCGACAATGAAGAGGTGAATGTCACAAGTATCACCTTGTTACTTGGGTCAACGCCGCATAACAGTCCTTTGTTTGTGGCTGGTTATGCAAAAGAGCAAAAGGTGAATAGAATTTTGACAGATGGAGGTTCCGCGGTCAATATTCTTTCTTTAAAAACTCTAAAGGAACTTGGTATTCCTGTTGATGAACTCTCCAATAGCCGACTGATGATTCAAGACTTTAATCAAGGAAGACAAAGAGCTCTTGGATCACGAAATTTGGAGATAGTCATTGATGACATGTCGTCCAGAGCACTATTGTACGTGATAGATGCTAAAACAACATACAATGTACTATTGGAAAGGCCCTGGCTTCatgaaaatggagttgtaccttcAACCCTTCATCAATGTTTCAAGTATTGCCGAAGTGGCGTGGTAAGAAGTGTGAAAGCTGATTATAACCCTTTCATTGAAGCGGAAGCGTATATTACTGATGCCAAATTTTATATTCAAAAGCACAATGTGAAGGATGAGTCTGAGAAACCATTACTTGTG TCAAGATTGGAACAAGGACAGTCATCTTCAATTCAACACAAAATTCTAAAAGATTTGACTCTTCCTGTGGTTAATCTTGATGCTAAGAAGGTACCGTCTCCTTTACTTAAAAGGTCCAACTTTTCAAGTAAAGAGTTTGAAATTAAGCAAGACACCATACCAAAGTCAAGAACCAAAAAAGATTTTGATCCTATTGCGTATAAATTTCTCGCTAAGGTTAGATATGATTTCAAAGAATCTGTGGTGTTAAATATCTCACCCTCTCAATTTACTAGTGACATGATTCATGGGTTGAATCCTACCCAAaagatattgaaggaaaaaggATATGTCAttgaaaatctcaaatttgaTCTTGGCTATTTTTTCCCTGCACCAATTCGCATCAAGATCAATAGACTTAGTAGCCAATATATTGTTGTAGGAAACGAGTCTTCTCAAATAGCTGATAAATCTCAAgtttttcatgaaaatgaaaataaagttTCACGGGTATCTGTTTTTAAGAGATTGGAACCACAAAGTAGGCAAAAGTCTCAAAACTCTCATAAGAGTAAAGAGAGAATGACAAAgtcattgaaaaattttgaaaagcccTCTGATTGTCCTCATAAATTTGGTAGCATTATTCCCTCAAGAATGAGAAGATATACAACTCTTCTAATAAATTGTGGGACTGAACTAAATGTTAGGGAACATACTGTGGTATGCACAAGATCaaaagaagatgatgaagagagTGTTGTTTTATACAATTATATAACTATAGTTGATAGCGACTCTCctagagaagaagaagatgctgaAGATGCTCCACCTGAATTTGAAGAAGGCATTAAGGCCACTGTAGATGATCTAAAAGAGATAAATCTTGGTAATTCAGAAgacccacgtccaatatatgtAAGTGCTTTATTAAGTCCTGATGAAGAGAAAACATATGTTGGCCTCTTGCGAGAGTATCGAGATATTTTTGTTTGGACTTATAAAGAATAA